A portion of the Chelonia mydas isolate rCheMyd1 chromosome 23, rCheMyd1.pri.v2, whole genome shotgun sequence genome contains these proteins:
- the IZUMO3 gene encoding izumo sperm-egg fusion protein 3 yields MVIKVKGHNGTGDPWACPAPSCSSSSCCAPGGAGGCLHCDRPFLRGLGVLLREVVPSEVPDRDALIQRHVQAFERLYSTHLPEKHHRVLDVRGVLAVKAALTSWLRALKETPWKGVHLLQLTLAQHRDSLRTRLRETLESFADLACSEDCTVTEGPVLDCWTCLRISAQCFDGELCGEEDPRDAERKEITLYLFLVCQSVLLASAALLYCVCYRHRR; encoded by the exons ATGGTGATCAAGGTCAAGG GTCACAACGGGACCGGGGATCCGTGGGCATgtcctgctccctcctgctcctcttcctcctgctgcgCCCCCGGGGGGGCGGGCGGTTGCCTGCACTGCGACCGGCCCTTCCtgcgggggctgggggtgctgctgcggGAGGTGGTACCCTCTGAGGTGCCCGACCGGGATGCCCTAATTCAGCGCCACGTCCAGGCCTTTGAGCGCCTCTACAGCACCCACCTGCCAGAGAAACACCACCGGGTGCTGG ATGTCCGTGGGGTGCTGGCTGTGAAAGCTGCTCTGACCAGCTGGCTGAGGGCTCTCAAGGAGACGCCCTGGAAag GAGTTCACCTGCTGCAGCTGACACTGGCCCAGCACCGCGACTCCCTGCGAACCCGCCTCCGAGAGACCCTGGAGAGCTTCGCTGACTTGG cctgcTCCGAGGACTGCA CGGTTACGGAGGGGCCAGTTCTTGACTGCTGGACCTGCCTTCGCATCAGCGCCCAGTGCTTCGACGGGGAGCTCTGCGGAG AGGAGGACCCGCGGGACGCGGAGAGGAAGGAAATCACCCTCTATCTCTTCCTGGTCTGCCAATCTGTGCTGCTGGCCTCGGCCGCCCTGCT GTACTGTGTATGCTACCGACACCGCAGGTAg